The following proteins are co-located in the Dromiciops gliroides isolate mDroGli1 chromosome 2, mDroGli1.pri, whole genome shotgun sequence genome:
- the LOC122738854 gene encoding 60S acidic ribosomal protein P1-like produces MASISELACIYSALILQDNEVTVTALANIDIGSLICNVGVGGHAPSPGAAPPGGAAPPGGAASAAGAAPAEEKKEEVKKEESEESDDDMGFGLFD; encoded by the exons ATGGCCTCCATCTCTGAGCTCGCCTGCATCTACTCGGCCCTCATCCTGCAAGATAATGAGGTCACGGTCAC GGCCCTGGCCAACATTGACATTGGAAGTCTCATCTGCAATGTAGGAGTTGGTGGACATGCCCCATCACCTGGTGCTGCTCCTCCTGGGGGTGCTGCTCCTCCTGGGGGTGCTGCCTCTGCCGCTGGTGCTGCCCCTgctgaagagaagaaagaggaagttaAGAAAGAGGAATCAGAGGAATCAGATGATGACATGGGCTTTGGTCTTTTTGACTAA